GCTTCTTTGTATTCTACTTGTGGCTGACCTTCGTTAACTTCTACCTTGAATTCACGTTTTAAACGATCAACAATAATATCTAAGTGTAACTCACCCATTCCAGAAATAATAGTCTGTCCTGAAGCTTCATCAGTTCTAACAGTAAATGTAGGATCTTCTTCTGCTAACTTAGCTAAAGACATTCCTAATTTATCAACATCTGCTTTAGTTTTTGGCTCAACCGCGATTCCAATTACTGGATCTGGAAAATCCATAGATTCTAAAACAATAGGATGCTTTTCATCAGATAAAGTATCTCCTGTTTTAATCGATTTAAACCCAACAGCTGCACCGATATCCCCTGCTTCAATGTAAGGAATAGCGTTTTGCTTGTTAGCGTGCATTTGATAGATACGAGAAATACGTTCTTTTTTACCTGAACGGTTATTTAAAACGTAAGAACCTGCATCTAAACGTCCAGAATAAGCTCTAAAAAATGCTAAACGACCTACGAAAGGATCTGTAGCAATTTTAAATGCTAAAGCAGCAAAAGGCTCTTTTACATCTGGCTTTCTTCTTTCTTCTACATTAGTATCAGGATTTGTTCCGATAACAGCTTCCTTATCCAAAGGAGAAGGTAAATAACGACATACAGCATCTAATAAGAACTGAACACCTTTATTTTTAAATGCTGATCCACAAATCATAGGAATGATAGCCATATCCATTACAGCAGCACGAAGTGCAGCATGCACTTCTTCCTCAGTAATTGAATCTTCATCTTCCATTGAACTTCTCTAAAAGATTTTCATCGTAACTTGCAACCTCTTCAATAAGTTTCCCTCTTAATTCAGCAGCTTCTTCTTTTAAATCTTCTGGAATATCAACGATATCAAAAGTAGCTCCTTGTGTAGCATCACGCCATACAATAGCACGGTTCTTCACTAAATCTACAATACCTTTAAACTCATCCTCATCACCAATATTCATAACAATTGGCACTGCATTTGACTTTAACATATCCTTTACTTGCTGACAAACAGCCATAAAGTTAGACCCTTGACGGTCCATTTTGTTAACAAACCCAATACGAGGTACTTTGTAATTATCAGCAAGTCTCCAGTTAGTTTCTGATTGAGGCTCAACACCATCAACAGCACTAAATAAGAAAACTAATCCATCAAGAACTCTTAATGAACGATTTACCTCTACAGTAAAATCAACGTGACCAGGAGTATCAATAATATTAAAGTGATATCCTTTAGTATCATCAGTAGCTTCACCATTATTTAATGGAAACTTCCACTCACAAGTAGTAGCAGCAGAAGTAATTGTAATACCTCTTTCTTGCTCTTGCTCCATCCAATCCATAGTTGCGGCACCATCATGTACCTCACCTATTTTATGACTAACACCTGTATAATACAATACACGCTCTGTAGTAGTAGTTTTACCCGCATCAATATGTGCAGCAATACCAATATTCCTAGTGAATTTTAAATTTCTAGCCATTTCTTAGAATCTAAAGTGTGAGAATGCTTTGTTAGCTTCAGCCATTTTATGCGTATCAGTACGCTTCTTAACAGCGGCTCCTTCTTCTTTAGCTGCAGCTAAAATTTCAGCAGCTAAACGCTGTGCCATTGTCTTCTCATTACGCTTACGCGTATAAGTGATCATCCATTTAATTGCCATAGATACTTTACGATCTGGGCGAATTTGCATAGGAATCTGGAATGTAGCTCCACCAACACGACGAGAACGAACCTCTACATGTGGCATAACATTAGATAAACCATCTTTCCAAATCTCTAAAGCTGACTTCTCTTCGTCAGTTTTCTTTTCGTTTACGATGTCTATTGCATCATAAAATACTTTAAAAGCCACAGATTTTTTACCATCCCACATTAAGTTATTCACAAAACGTGTTACCAATTGGTCATTAAACCTTGGATCTGGTAAAAGAACTCTTTTTTTCGCTTTTCTTTTTCTCATGTCTTTACATTAAAAAAGTTAATTAATTTTACTTCTTTGGGCGTTTTGCACCGTACTTAGACCTACGTTGAGTTCTACCCTCAACTCCTGCAGTATCTAACGCACCACGTACTACGTGATACTTAACACCTGGCAAATCTTTTACCCTTCCACCTCTAACTAATACTATCGAGTGCTCTTGCAAGTTGTGTCCTTCACCTGGAATATACGCGTTAATTTCGTTACCATTTGTTAATCTTACCCTTGCTACCTTACGCATTGCTGAGTTAGGTTTTTTAGGTGTAGTGGTATACACACGCGTACAAACTCCACGTCTTTGAGGACAAGCTTGTAATGCAGCCGATTTACTCTTCTTAGTTATTTTGGTTCTTCCTTTACGAACTAATTGTTGAATAGTTGGCATACTATTATTGCTTGTTTTTAATTTGTACTTAAATTACTCTGTTTTAAAAGAGTGTGCAAACTTACGTTTTTTTTTCTAAACATTCAAATATCAAGCAGTTGTTTTTTATAATTCAAAAAAAAGTACATCAAATAGGCAAGATCTTCTAAAATAAATAAACTAAAAAATTAAAACAACAAAATTCTTCCCTTTATATTCAACTAGGGAGCAACAATTAATTTAACATTTTCAAAATTTTATTAAGATAATTTTAACTAAAAGTGTCTTTTTTAACATTTATTTAATAAATTGTAGCCATATAAATCCAAATAACTACACAATGAAAACAAAATTTAACAGAGTTTTAATACTCTTTTTTATGGTACTTATTCATGTTACATTTGCACAAGAAAAAAAAATATCAGGAATTATTTCTGATGAAACCGGTCCTCTACCCGGAGTTAACATCATAAAAAAAGGTACTACACTTGGTGTCGAGTCTGATTTTGATGGAAAATACTCTATTAAAGCTAACACAGGAGATATACTTATTTTTAGTTTTGTAGGTATGAAAACCACCGAAAAGACAGTAGGAAGTTCAAATTCAGTAAATGTAATAATGACAAGTGAAAATGTGCTTGATGAAATTGTTATTACTGCCCTAGGGATAAAAAGAGATAAAAAATCAATAGGATACGCACAACAATCTGTAAAAGGAGAAGATCTTAATAGAACATTAGAAGCAGATGTTTCTAATGCTTTAGCAGGAAAGGTTGCTGGTGTACAATTAATAGGTGCACCAAGTGCTGGTTTTAAATCTGCAAAAGTTAGATTAAGAGGTAGTACAAATGTTTTATATATTGTTGATAATATTAAGTTAAACGACTTAAGTAGTATCAATACTGAAGATATTAAAGATATATCAACACTTAAAGGGCTTGCTGCAACTGCACTATATGGACCTGATGGTCAAAATGGTGTTGTTATTGTTACAACTAAAAAAGCAAAAAATGGTCAAGCACAAATCACTGTAAATTCAGGATTTACAATAGATCAGGTAACTAACTTAATGGAAACTCAAAATGAATATGGAGGTGGTTATTCGCAAGAATGGGACACATTTAGCTATGATCCAGCAATACACCCTTCTTCATGGGCTAGTTTTAATGGACAAAAAACACCTACTTATAAATCTGATGAATCATGGGGACCAAAATTAGATGGAACACCTGTTAGACATTGGGATAGTTGGATTGAAGGAGATCCTGAATTTGGTAAATTAAGACCTTGGTCTTCACAACCTGATAATATTAAAAATTTTTATAGAGCAGGAACAACTCAAAGAACAAGTTTAACAGCATTAAAAGGTGGCGATGACTACAATGTAAAAGTACAAATAACACATACTGATAGAGAAAGTGTAGTACCTAACTCTGATAGAAAAACAACACAAGCTGCTTTTAATGTAGACTATGATATCAATAAAAATTTAAATGTTTTCGGAAATTTTAATTATCAAAATAGAAAAACAAACAACGATTTAACAGAAAACTATGGAAATGTTTTCTCTAATATGAATCAGTGGTGGCAAAGACAAATAGATATTGATAGAGTTAGAAAATATAAAAGAAATGGAAAAATTGTATCGTGGAATATAAATGGACCAACAGATACATCTCCAAAATATTGGGATTCTCCTTTTTTTGATATTTATGAGAATACTAGTGCAAACGAAAGAAACACTTCTTTTGGAAAGATTGGTTTTAATTACAACTTAACTAATGATCTTTCTGTAGTAACAGAAGCAAGAACTCATTTTACTTCTCATAAATATCATGACCAAACAGGTTGGGGTAATTTAGATGGGCAAGCTGCATATGGTGAATATGAATTTACTAGATCTAAAGATGAGTATTTTGCAATGTTAAACTATCAAACGAAAATTAATGATAATTTTGATGTTACAGCGAACATTGGTACTGAAATATCTAACTACAAGCTAGAAAGCACTGATATTAATAGTATTGGAGGACTGACTACTAAAGATTTTTACAGTTTAGATACATCTGTTGATAAACCAACAATAGAAAACGTAAAAGAATACACGAAAAATAAAGCTGTCTTTGCAAAGGCATCTGCGGGTTATAAAAACACTGTTTATTTAGACGGAAGTTATAGACTAGATTGGAACTCTACAGCAAACCCTAACTTAAATATAGTTAAAACCTTTTCATTATCTTCTAGTTTTATTTTTTCTAAAGTATTACCTCAAAATAATATTTTATCATTTGGTAAATTAAGAGCTGGTTATGCTGAAGCACCTGCTTTTCCAGACGTATATAGCCTTAATCAAACTTATGATACAGAAATTAGTTATGGTAACACAGGTAGTCAATCTATTCCAAATGCCTTAAATAATATTAATTTAACAGGAGGTGTTAAAAATGAATTTGAAATTGGTACTGAACTACAATTTTTAAATAATAGAATTGGATTAGACGTATCTTACTTTTTCAAAACAGATAAAGAACTTCCTGTAGAGTTAGATTTAGATCCATCTACTGGTAACGAATCAGTTTTTGCAAATAGTGGAAAACAAACATACAAAGGATTAGAAATAGCCATAAATGCTACTCCTGTGAGAACAGAAAATTTCACATGGAATACCTCAATTAACTTTGCTACTTTAAAAAGAGAAGTTAAAGAATTAGCATTAGGTATTAATAATAAATATTTAGCCGCATATAGTTTTGACACCAATTACTGGGGTAATGAATCTATGATTAACATGCAAGAACGTGTTGGTCAAGAATGGGGAGCTATATATGGAAGAAAAATTAAAACAAATGCTGACGGTAAAAAAGTTATCAATAGTGATGGTAGCTATGTTACTGAAGAAAATCAATATTTAGGAAATCATTTACCTGATTTTACAGGAGGATTTACAAATACATTCTCTTATAAAAACTTCGACTTATCTGTTGGAATTGATTTTCAAAAAGGAGGTAAATATTTCTCAATGACTGAAATGTTTAGTAAAGCTTCAGGAAACAGCATAAGTACAGTTGGAGATAACGCAGCAGGAAACCCTGTAAGAGACCCATTAAACGGAACACATCCACAAAAACTAGTAGACGGTAAATTAAAAGACGTAACTACTATTGTATATGCTAATAGTGCAAATTCAAATACTGGTGGTACTTTAGTTAATGGTGTAGATGCTACAACAGGAAACGATGTTTCATACTATAAAGACTTAAATACTGATGGATGGGATAAATTTACAATTGGTGATGAATTTCTTTATGATGCATCTTATGTAAAACTTAGAAGTATCTCTTTATCTTATAACTTACCTAAATTAGCTTTAGACAAAATTGGTATCTCTAGTGGTAAAATTGGAGTATACGCAAATAATGTATGGTTAATTTATTCAGAAGTTAGTTATATTGATCCTTCTGAATTAGAATCTCCTACTTCAACAGGTAACGATGGTCATAGTTTTATTGAAGGAGGTCAAGCACCTAGTTCTAGAGCTATAGGTATCAACTTCCAATTTTCTTTCTAATTTATTTCTAATTTAAAAAACAAAAAAATGAAAAAATTCTTTAAAATAGGATTTATAATTACCACCACTATCATTTCTTTTACTTCATGTAATGATGTAGATTTTGGCGATATAAATAATGACCCTACAAAAGCAACCATTGCATCTACAGCTGCATTACTTACCGAAGCAGAAAAATATTTTGGAACTTACGCTACTGATACAGCACCAAATTTATATGTCCAATATTTAGCTAATGGAGATTATAATGATCAATCTAGATACTTAGGTTTAAATTTTAGCTATAATGATGAATATGCTGATGTTTTAGTTAATTTAAATAAAATTATTGAATTATGTAATGATCCTTTAACGAAAGTTGATGCGGCAACCAATGGTTCATTAAATAACCAAAAAGCTGTATCTAAAATAATGAGAGCTTTTATGTATTGGAGTATGACCGATAGATGGGGAATGTTACCTTATACCGAATCTCTAAAAGAAACTGAAAATAAATTTCCAAAATATGATACACAAGAAGATATATACAAAGGATGTTTTGCTGAAATAGATGATGCCTTAGCTATTATAGATTCAGGAAATGCACCTAAAGGAGATATATTACTTGGAGGAAGCATGGATAGATGGAAAAAGTTTGCAAACACTCTTAGAGTTGTTATGGCATTAAGAATATCGAAACAAGTTTCTTCTCCAACAGGATATGCTGCTGTAGAATTTAACAAAGGTATTACAGGTGCAATTACATCTAATGCTGACAACATTTATTATACTTTTCTTTCTGATGATAGTAATGATAATCCATGGCAAGATCGTTTTGAAAGTAGAAAAGATTATGTATTAGCTAATACATTTGTTAATTCATTAATCGGTTCAGGTACTTCAACGACCCCTGAAGATCCTAGATTAGAAAAGTATGGTGAAAAATCATCAAATACTTTAGTTTACGCAGGAGGTATATATGGTGCTAAAAATAACACTGCTGATTTCTCTTTCATTACAAGTAATATTATTAATGAAAGTACTGCTCCAGCTATGCTTTTCGTTTACTCACAAATTGAATTTGCAAAAGCAGAAGCTGTCCTTTTAGGATGGTATACAGGAAATACAAGTACTTTTTATAATAAAGCTATTCAAGCATCAATGGACCAATGGGATGTAAATATTACTGATGCTGCAACATATATCAGTAACCACCCTTATACAAGCCTTAATGATATCGCAAACCAAAAACAAGTTGCTTTATTTATGCAAGGTTATGAAGCATGGGCAGAATGGAGAAGATATAAAGCTTTAGGAGTTGCACCTGCTTTAACTATTATTTCTAACCCTATAAACGGAACAGGGATACCACAAAGACATGCATATCCTGGTAGTGCACCTACTTTAAACTTGGATGAATACAATAATGCTGTTTCAATTCAAGGTGCTGATGACTTAGACACTGTATTATGGTGGGCTAAATAAAATACATCTTTATAACAAAAAAACCACCTCTAACAAGGTGGTTTTTTTATACAATAAATTCAACTACCTTTGCAGCATGGAAGAAAACACTACTATATTTGGTATTAGAGCAATTATTGAAGCTATTGAAAGTGAAGCTTCAATTAATAAAGTATATTTACAAAAAGGACTTCGTGGAGAATTATTTTTTGAATTAGACAAATTATTAAGAAAAAACAAAGTTTCAATAAGTGTTGTACCTACTGAAAAATTAGATAGATTATCTAAACACAGTAATCATCAAGGAGCTGTTGCTAGAATTTCTCCTGTTGATTTTCATGATTTAGAAACTTTAATTGAAACTACTTTAGAATCTGACAAAACACCTTTATTTTTATTATTAGACCAAGTATCTGATGTTAGAAACTTTGGTGCTATTATTAGAACTGCTGAATGTACTGGAGTAAACGGTATTATTATCCAAAGAAGTGGTAGTGCTCCTGTAAATGCTGAAACAATTAAAACATCGGCAGGTGCAGCTTTTAAAATCCCTATTTGTAAAGTTGACCATATTAAAGATGCTATGTTTCAATTACAAGCTGAAAATATAAAATTAGTTGCCGCTACCGAGAAAACAGAAGACTCTGTTTTTGATGTTGATTTTAATCAGCCAATTGCTATTGTAATGGGTTCTGAACACAAAGGTGTTAGTAACTCTGTATTAAAAATGGTAGACTATAAAGCCAAATTACCTTTACTTGGTGATATTGAATCTTTAAATGTTTCTGTTGCTTGTGGAGTTTTTCTTTATGAAACTATCAGACAAAGACAATAAATATTACAAAATTATAAAAATTAAAATCCTGCTTTTTGCAGGATTTTTTTATATCTTATTTTATGTAAAAAATAAAAAAACTTGTAAATTTTTTATTATAAGCAACAAAGCCTAGCCCCGATTGAAGCAATTGTTTGAGCTCTTTTTTGTTTTTTTCTTCAAAAAAATAAAAAAAGCGAGTGCGAAAAGCGGGAAATTGCTTCTAAAAAAATCACTTTGAAATAATATAATTGATTTTTAAAACTTTCGGCACATCAATTTTAGCTACTTTATTTTCAGATTCCATTTCTTTGTTTTCTTGATGACTTCCCTCCTCTTCTTCTTCGATAATTGGCGGTACATAATTTCCTTGCTCATCAAATAGTTCATCAAAAGCTGTTTTAGAAAATACAAATTTTTCTTTTATCACACCTTTTTTTCGATAAAAAACAGCCAATAAAACCCCTGTAATAAACCCTGATAAATGCCCTTCCCACGAAATACCGTCTTTAATTGGTAACACGTACCAAATCATACTTCCGTATAAAAAAATCATAATTAAGGAAACCGCTACAAGTCGATATTGTTTTTTAATAATTCCGCTGAAAAAGACAAAACTAAAAAGTAAATAAACAATACCACTTGCGCCAATATGATAGGATTCACGAGCAATTACCCAAGTTAAAAACCCTGTAAATAACCCACCAAAAATCAATATTTTTAAGGCAACACCTCTGTAGAAATAAAACAAACTTGCACAAAGGACAAATAAAGGCACTGAATTATTAAACAAATGTCCTGTGTCACCATGAATAAAAGGCGAGGTTAAAACTCCTTTTAAACCTGTTATTTCTCTTGGTAAAATTCCGAATTTATTAAAATTGAAACCAAAAGTAATTTCTATCCAATATATAAACCATATTGAAATGACAAAAATAAATGGTATTAAAAAAACGCTGTTCGAATATTTTAATTGAGTATCTGTTTTCATAATTATTGAGATATCAAAAATAAATCCAACTAAAAATTTCGGAACATCTGTCAGAAATCTTTGGTATTTTTACAAAATGAATCAACCTTTGGCAGAAAGAATACGTCCGCAGAACCTATCCGATTATATAAGTCAACAACATTTAGTTGGCGAAAACGGAATTTTAACCAATCATATTAAACAAGGAATAATTCCTTCGTTAATTCTTTGGGGACCTCCCGGAATTGGAAAAACAACCTTAGCAAATATTATTGCAAATGAATCGGGTCGTCCTTTTTATACGTTAAGCGCTATAAGTTCTGGCGTAAAAGATGTTCGTGAAATAATTGAAAAAGCTAAAAAAAGTGGGGGTTTATTTAGTCAAAAAAATCCTATTTTATTTATTGATGAAATTCATCGCTTTAGCAAATCGCAACAAGACTCTTTACTTGGAGCTGTTGAAAAAGGTTGGGTAACCTTAATTGGTGCAACTACCGAAAACCCAAGTTTTGAAGTAATACCTGCACTACTCTCTCGTTGTCAGGTATATATTTTAAATTCTTTTCATAAAAATGATTTAATCGCGCTTTTACATAGAGCGATGAAAAAAGATACATTTATTGCTGATAAAAAAATTACCTTAAAAGAAACCGATGCTTTATTACAAGTTTCTGGTGGCGATGCTCGTAAACTTTTAAATATTTTTGAATTATTAGTTGCCCCTGAAATAGAAGTTGAAATTACTAATGAACTTGTTTTATCAAAAATTCAAAAAAACACAGTTCGATATGATAAAACAGGCGAACAACATTATGATATTGCTTCAGCTTTCATAAAATCGATACGAGGAAGCGACCCAAATGCAGCAGTTTATTGGTTAGCAAGAATGATTGAAGGCGGTGAAGATGTAAAATTTATTGCTCGTAGAATGCTTATTGCAGCTTCCGAAGATATTGGAAATGCAAATCCAACAGCTTTTATTATGGCAAATAACACGTTTCAATCTGTTTCTGTAATTGGATATCCTGAATCGAGAATTATTTTAAGTCAGTGTGCTATTTATTTGGCAAACTCTCCAAAAAGTAACGCTTCTTATATAGCTATTGGTGAAGCTCAAAATTTAGTAAAGACAACTGGCGACTTACCCATTCCACTACATTTAAGAAATGCTCCGACAAAATTAATGAAAGATTTAAATTACGGAAAAGACTATGCCTATTCACATAATTATTCAGGAAATTTTGTGAGTCAAGAATTTTTACCCGATGAAATTAAAAACACCAAATTATACGAACCTGGTAATAATACACGTGAAAATCAATTTAGAGAATTACTTAAACAACGTTGGAAGGATAAATATAAGTATTAAAAAAAAGAGTGTATTGTAAAAATGCACTCTTTTTATTTTTAGATAAAAAACAAGTAATATTTAAAACTTTACTTGATATTTTTCTATTGTTTTAATTCCTTTTTTATAATATTCGGCAATCCAAATATCATTATTTTTATAGATGATTCCGTTTTCATCTTCAATAACAAAAACATCTTTAACACTAGTCTTTAGTATTTTAAAAATAATTTTTGGATTTGCATCTACTAACTGAAAACCATTTTTTGTTGGTTGAGCATATAAGTTAATAACTGAAATTTTATTAGTAATAACAAAATTATCTATTGTTTTTTCAACTACCAATTTACTTTGATTATCGTTTTTTTGAATAAGAGTTGGTGTATAATTATACTTTAAAGCTTTTATCGATTTAAAAGAATTTCGAATCGCTTCACGATATGCTTTTTTATAATTTTTAATTTTACTTCTTCCTTCTTTTGATGAAAACACTTCTTTATTACTACAATCTTTAAGAGTAATACTATTTTTTGTTGTAAACAAACTAGACGCATCAGTAAGCACTGCTGTTAATGCTAAACACCTATTTTCGGCTAAGTCGTTAGGTAAAACCTCGTCGGCTAAAAAGACCGTAAAACCATGTTTTTTAAATAAAAATTTAGTTAATGAACTTGTTTGATATTGATCGACAGTTTTAAAAAAGTCAAATTTATTGGGTACAATAATATATTTGTAATTTTCAACTTTTTTTTGAGCAAATATTGATGTTGTTATCATCAATAAAATAATAGTTGTTTTCTTCATTATTTTACTTTTATGTGTTAAAAAACGATTATAAATAATCTTTTAAATTAATTAAATTATTAATAGTCAATACTCCTGAATTCTCTTTTATTTCTGATGTAAAATGAATTGCTAACATCCCTGAATTTAATGCTCCTAAAACATCTGCTTCATAACTATCACCTATCATTATTGCGTTTTCTGGTACAGTTTTAACTTTATCTAATGCAAATTCAAAAACTTTGGAATTTGGTTTTTTTAACCCTATGCTTTCTGATGTTATTATTTGATTAAAGTAATTAGCAATTCCTGAATTTTGCAATTTTTTATTTTGAATTTCTTCAAAACCATTTGTTATGATATGTAGTTCATATTTTTGCTGTAAATATTTTAAAATCTCAACAGTATTGTCAAATAAATGATTATAAGTTGAAAGATATTTTATGTACAAATCTGAAATTAAATGAATTAAATTAGGTGTTACTTTATAATTTAAAGCATCAAAAACTTCTTTTAATCTATTAAATCTTAAATCTGATTTAGAAATTTTATCTTCTCTATATAATTTCCAGTATTTTAAATTTACAGGCATATAAACTTTTAAAAAATCATCTATATTAAGTTTAATATTTTGTTCTTGAAAAATTTGTTGAAAAGTTAATTTTGAATTTTTATCAAAATCCCACAGAGTATGATCTAAATCAAAAAAAATATGTTTAACATCCATATTGGTTTATTTTTATAATTTATATTAATTAAGTTCTGGCTATTTTTAGAGTAGCACTATAAAGCCTTCTCCATCCTCTCCAACGTTGATAATTACTTAAACTTTCGTTATGAAAAATAGTAATAAAAACACCATTTACAGCTTTTACTTCATTTTTTAAATCTCTTATTTTACCCAATGATTGTTTTGGTGTTAACTTCATATAATCGTTTAATGTTGTATCAATTAAAGCAAAAGGAAACACTTTTAAAGGTGTT
The Tenacibaculum pacificus DNA segment above includes these coding regions:
- the rpsG gene encoding 30S ribosomal protein S7 → MRKRKAKKRVLLPDPRFNDQLVTRFVNNLMWDGKKSVAFKVFYDAIDIVNEKKTDEEKSALEIWKDGLSNVMPHVEVRSRRVGGATFQIPMQIRPDRKVSMAIKWMITYTRKRNEKTMAQRLAAEILAAAKEEGAAVKKRTDTHKMAEANKAFSHFRF
- the rpsL gene encoding 30S ribosomal protein S12, with the protein product MPTIQQLVRKGRTKITKKSKSAALQACPQRRGVCTRVYTTTPKKPNSAMRKVARVRLTNGNEINAYIPGEGHNLQEHSIVLVRGGRVKDLPGVKYHVVRGALDTAGVEGRTQRRSKYGAKRPKK
- a CDS encoding SusC/RagA family TonB-linked outer membrane protein, producing the protein MKTKFNRVLILFFMVLIHVTFAQEKKISGIISDETGPLPGVNIIKKGTTLGVESDFDGKYSIKANTGDILIFSFVGMKTTEKTVGSSNSVNVIMTSENVLDEIVITALGIKRDKKSIGYAQQSVKGEDLNRTLEADVSNALAGKVAGVQLIGAPSAGFKSAKVRLRGSTNVLYIVDNIKLNDLSSINTEDIKDISTLKGLAATALYGPDGQNGVVIVTTKKAKNGQAQITVNSGFTIDQVTNLMETQNEYGGGYSQEWDTFSYDPAIHPSSWASFNGQKTPTYKSDESWGPKLDGTPVRHWDSWIEGDPEFGKLRPWSSQPDNIKNFYRAGTTQRTSLTALKGGDDYNVKVQITHTDRESVVPNSDRKTTQAAFNVDYDINKNLNVFGNFNYQNRKTNNDLTENYGNVFSNMNQWWQRQIDIDRVRKYKRNGKIVSWNINGPTDTSPKYWDSPFFDIYENTSANERNTSFGKIGFNYNLTNDLSVVTEARTHFTSHKYHDQTGWGNLDGQAAYGEYEFTRSKDEYFAMLNYQTKINDNFDVTANIGTEISNYKLESTDINSIGGLTTKDFYSLDTSVDKPTIENVKEYTKNKAVFAKASAGYKNTVYLDGSYRLDWNSTANPNLNIVKTFSLSSSFIFSKVLPQNNILSFGKLRAGYAEAPAFPDVYSLNQTYDTEISYGNTGSQSIPNALNNINLTGGVKNEFEIGTELQFLNNRIGLDVSYFFKTDKELPVELDLDPSTGNESVFANSGKQTYKGLEIAINATPVRTENFTWNTSINFATLKREVKELALGINNKYLAAYSFDTNYWGNESMINMQERVGQEWGAIYGRKIKTNADGKKVINSDGSYVTEENQYLGNHLPDFTGGFTNTFSYKNFDLSVGIDFQKGGKYFSMTEMFSKASGNSISTVGDNAAGNPVRDPLNGTHPQKLVDGKLKDVTTIVYANSANSNTGGTLVNGVDATTGNDVSYYKDLNTDGWDKFTIGDEFLYDASYVKLRSISLSYNLPKLALDKIGISSGKIGVYANNVWLIYSEVSYIDPSELESPTSTGNDGHSFIEGGQAPSSRAIGINFQFSF
- a CDS encoding SusD/RagB family nutrient-binding outer membrane lipoprotein, with the translated sequence MKKFFKIGFIITTTIISFTSCNDVDFGDINNDPTKATIASTAALLTEAEKYFGTYATDTAPNLYVQYLANGDYNDQSRYLGLNFSYNDEYADVLVNLNKIIELCNDPLTKVDAATNGSLNNQKAVSKIMRAFMYWSMTDRWGMLPYTESLKETENKFPKYDTQEDIYKGCFAEIDDALAIIDSGNAPKGDILLGGSMDRWKKFANTLRVVMALRISKQVSSPTGYAAVEFNKGITGAITSNADNIYYTFLSDDSNDNPWQDRFESRKDYVLANTFVNSLIGSGTSTTPEDPRLEKYGEKSSNTLVYAGGIYGAKNNTADFSFITSNIINESTAPAMLFVYSQIEFAKAEAVLLGWYTGNTSTFYNKAIQASMDQWDVNITDAATYISNHPYTSLNDIANQKQVALFMQGYEAWAEWRRYKALGVAPALTIISNPINGTGIPQRHAYPGSAPTLNLDEYNNAVSIQGADDLDTVLWWAK
- the rlmB gene encoding 23S rRNA (guanosine(2251)-2'-O)-methyltransferase RlmB translates to MEENTTIFGIRAIIEAIESEASINKVYLQKGLRGELFFELDKLLRKNKVSISVVPTEKLDRLSKHSNHQGAVARISPVDFHDLETLIETTLESDKTPLFLLLDQVSDVRNFGAIIRTAECTGVNGIIIQRSGSAPVNAETIKTSAGAAFKIPICKVDHIKDAMFQLQAENIKLVAATEKTEDSVFDVDFNQPIAIVMGSEHKGVSNSVLKMVDYKAKLPLLGDIESLNVSVACGVFLYETIRQRQ
- a CDS encoding rhomboid family intramembrane serine protease, which codes for MKTDTQLKYSNSVFLIPFIFVISIWFIYWIEITFGFNFNKFGILPREITGLKGVLTSPFIHGDTGHLFNNSVPLFVLCASLFYFYRGVALKILIFGGLFTGFLTWVIARESYHIGASGIVYLLFSFVFFSGIIKKQYRLVAVSLIMIFLYGSMIWYVLPIKDGISWEGHLSGFITGVLLAVFYRKKGVIKEKFVFSKTAFDELFDEQGNYVPPIIEEEEEGSHQENKEMESENKVAKIDVPKVLKINYIISK
- a CDS encoding replication-associated recombination protein A, with translation MNQPLAERIRPQNLSDYISQQHLVGENGILTNHIKQGIIPSLILWGPPGIGKTTLANIIANESGRPFYTLSAISSGVKDVREIIEKAKKSGGLFSQKNPILFIDEIHRFSKSQQDSLLGAVEKGWVTLIGATTENPSFEVIPALLSRCQVYILNSFHKNDLIALLHRAMKKDTFIADKKITLKETDALLQVSGGDARKLLNIFELLVAPEIEVEITNELVLSKIQKNTVRYDKTGEQHYDIASAFIKSIRGSDPNAAVYWLARMIEGGEDVKFIARRMLIAASEDIGNANPTAFIMANNTFQSVSVIGYPESRIILSQCAIYLANSPKSNASYIAIGEAQNLVKTTGDLPIPLHLRNAPTKLMKDLNYGKDYAYSHNYSGNFVSQEFLPDEIKNTKLYEPGNNTRENQFRELLKQRWKDKYKY
- a CDS encoding YjjG family noncanonical pyrimidine nucleotidase; the protein is MDVKHIFFDLDHTLWDFDKNSKLTFQQIFQEQNIKLNIDDFLKVYMPVNLKYWKLYREDKISKSDLRFNRLKEVFDALNYKVTPNLIHLISDLYIKYLSTYNHLFDNTVEILKYLQQKYELHIITNGFEEIQNKKLQNSGIANYFNQIITSESIGLKKPNSKVFEFALDKVKTVPENAIMIGDSYEADVLGALNSGMLAIHFTSEIKENSGVLTINNLINLKDYL